The sequence atgggaggaGACCAGGGGTGAGCAAATACTACGGGCTACTGGCATACTAGGGAAAACCCTAGTATGAATCACtagtcagccatgaagctcaactGAATTGCCACGTTTACTCTTCTTCTTGTGTATCACAAGCTTGTTCTGAGagtaaaataatacattttttctgAGCCTTTTCAAAGAAAAGGAGGTTCCTAATATGAAAAATTAATGAAGTGTGAGGAAATTTCTCAAATCATTGGACCTTGCTTCCATGCAGTACGCTCCAGATCAGGGTGTATAATCTTGCCACTAGGAATCATACACTTCCTGTACATGTAGTTTATATTTATATCTCCCATTAATTAAACACAGTGAAATCCTTTGAGGACTAAAGGCAATGTAGACGGAAGCCTCGTGCTTATAGCACATTTATTTGAGATTTGTAGTGTGAATATTAAGTGCATGTTTAAATACATCTTCTGGTCTTTTCTTTTAGATGGAAAATACACGGATCCTTTTGAGATGTGCAGCCTGATCCTATCCATATGTATCCCGAAGTCAGCCTCAGTGGGATTTCCTTCCAAGGCAGCATGCACAGGATTGCTGCCTTTGGCATGGTTTTCATTTACCTTTTGTAGGGGATTAGTCTGAATGGACAAAAATGTAACAAGTCATAATAAACATGTTACTCCTTgaactttcctttcttccatatgTTATGTTGGTATGTCGAGATAAAACAAGTCAGAACACAAGAGTTAAATTGACAGATCATGAACATTTATCCTTGATTAGGGCTATTCCAATGCTACAGCCTCTATGTGGTACTAAAAATAGTTCTGGCATGATGGTGTAATGTACAAAACCCCTTTCAACCAAATTATACCAGTGTTGCGTAGTTCTTTGCTAGGTTTCCTGGTATGTTTGTGGACAAATGGTTCTCTGAGCCTTCACATCAAAGGCACGAACTTCAATTCACCAAACTCTCTTCAGCCCACAATTTCTTGTTGGGGACACAAGCAACCAACAAAGATGCACTAAGGCCGTATCAGCCAGGACAGAAAATATGTCTCCAAATGCAGTGACAATCATTCCACAAAAGCACAGTACATCATGCTTAATTCACTTAGGCCCATGATATACTGGCCCCTTTTCAAAGCTCTTTTCTCACCTCAAGACGACTAAAAATAAATCAGCGCCAGGACATCTAAACCCATATTTTTCTCACCCAAGTTGCCTTCACAGCATTATAAGGCACAGAAAACGCAACAGGTGAGTTCCTCTTTGCACTGCATCTTGGAATTCAACACATAAACAGATAGGTAAGAAAGGCAAAGGTACAATCCACAAAGGAGTCTTCAAAGAATACTATTTACCTCATGAAAAGGAAACTTCTAGCTACTCTTGTTCCTCCAGGCTTCCCCAGCCAGATCTAAAAGGCTTGATCGGCCCTTTATCCCGCCCCGTCCCGCCTTTCTTCTCTTGCTCGTATTAGCCTTTTTGTTaattccctggccttgctcccgggTTGGAAATGACTGCTATCTGTCTCCTGGGTCACATACCACGTTGCCTCTCCTTTGAAGCAgtagcccccaccccacacccagtCTGCAGAGCTTCACCGGCGTTTCCCCAGAGTTTACACGAGGAACAGATTGAAGCACAGCCACCCTTTCAACGCCTCAAGAGGAATCACCCTCTTGCAGAGTCCAGCGAGCCCCTTTCCCCGCCtcaggcccggcccggcccggcccacctttctccccacccaccctctcgGGTCCATCAGCTgcgccgccccgccccgccctcgcgctctcccctccaccccctcctcacGCGACTTTCTCCCcgagacccctccctcctttccGAATCTTCCCCGGCCGTCACCTAGGAAACCAGCCGATACGGTGTAAATAGGCACCCTGCAAAAGCAATGCAGCTGGGTAACAAAGGCGTCGAGCCTCTCAAATGAGACTCGgcagaggggggcggggggggggatcgcCAGACTAGCTCTATTTGccctctctttctccttttgATGGAGATGCCGGAGAAGCCTGTAGACAGGATCCTCCTAGACAGGATTCACAGCACTTTAAACCAACTGCCTCGAAATTATGCAGATGGAGGTAATTCGGTTATGTTGCTGGTGAAGAAAATCAACAGACTCCAAAGTCCTCTTTGCAAGCACCTGGATGGGAATGGATTTCTACAGATTACGTTTCGGTTGGGGAATGCTACATGTGCACAAAAAGGGTCGTTTTTCATCAACTTGTGCTGCCGACTGCCGGCCCGGTTTCTCTAAAGGGTAGTATGCTTGTTGGCACGATGCGCAGCTACCCCCCTCCTGAACACAGCAACCCTAGGAGGCTAGAACTTGGAAACCTGAATAATGCATCGAATTGGAGTCGTcgtccaccaccaccatcaccaaccCTTTCCAAAAGAAAGAAGTAACGATTAAAACAAAGAAATCGCGGTTGGCACTGATGGTTTTCCACCATGCGATCCATTTTTCCCCTTAGTCCAAGCTGGGGAAAGGAATTGTATTGGAAGAAATGGAGCGGGGTAGGAAAGGGGCTGAGGATGGAAGAGAGAAAGCTTGATGTGAAAACCAAATGCCTCGTGGTGTGTTTTGCCCACAAGAAATGAAATATTCCTTGACTGAGTGCCATCTTGCTAAAAATACTAGAATATTGGCAATGCGGGGAGGGGCTCTTGAACAGCCACGAATCTGGACTCGTCACACAATGCAGGCTTTAGGGGAAAGCAAGATGTGCTGTTGTCTCTTGAACACTCCATCACTGTCCTTTTTTCAAACAGCATTGCTTTCAAACCCAGAAACAATACGTTAGGTTTCCTGGTGTCGCTGGGAGGGAAATAATTCTCGAGCGATCTCCATTTTTTGCTTCTAAAGCAGCACTTACTATATATATGGCAACATTTCCTATCAGGGAAATGTAGGGTTCCTATGTAGGGTTGCAATCCTGTGCATAGCTAAGCgtgtctaaacccactgatttcaatgtgtGGGGGCTCTCCACAGAATCAAGATGAGCGTTGGCCAAGATGGGAAGCCCCTCTCCCCCACTTCTCGCAATTCAGAACCTTGTTATTTTCACACAAACCATCATGGCTCCGACAGGAACAACAGTTGCCTAAATGAGAACGAATTAGACTCGAGTTCCATTCGGCTAACAGCATTTTCAAGACACGTGAATGCCTTTCTTTTTGGAAAACACCCGAAAAAGATATTAGCTTCAGccattaatttcatcttcttgaAGAAAAGGGCTTTGCAGTCTCAGCAAACATATTTTAAAGATACAAATCAAAGCTAATCAGGCTGCGGGATTTAATTAGACCCGTAGGCTGCTcgcaaaatattttatttcaagCCAATattgggggggaggagaagggaatgtTCTTTCCATAGCAGTGGTAACAGCAGCAGCTGCTTTAAGCATTTTTCACATCTGGCCTACAGACCTAATAATTTCAACTCATGATCTCGTTGGGCGAAACTTGATCTACGTGGTTTAAATACCTTTCAAATTTGGGGCGAGTGAACAATTGCAAGCAATTAAAGCAGAAACGCAAGCCTCGCTATCTGTTGATTTTGCTGTAACGACGGAgggtggagaggaggggaaaggaagggggtggCAGCGGGGGCGAGAGGATGAAATCACAAACACACAAGTCAAAGCATTGTCTCTAATttaacactgggggggggggagaggcagacaCCAAACAGACTACCAGTAAGACCCCCCCTTCTTTTAAAGAGCATTCGTCTGCTACCACAAGGGAAGGGCAATACACTctaatgttctttttttctttttaaagtgaaagagaaatcaaggttCCTGCCTTAATcccattaatttatttatattcttcGGAGTATTAATTATCAGTCCAAGGCCGATTTCAAATTATTGCAATCGCGGCTCCATTGTTCGCTCCAattggaggccccgccccctcttTTGTCTGGAGGCGCAGTGATTGGTCGGCGGCGGGTGGGGGCTGCCGTCAGCGCTCGGGAAGCCCATTCATCTGTGCACTTGGGCGTTGGACTCCGCATCTTATTAGCGACCAGGGAGATTTCTCCATTTTCCCCTTGTCTACAGTACGGCTACAAATCTGGGATTTTTTATTACTTCTTTTTTTGTACTAAACTTGGGCTTCTAATATTTTTGCTCgactttttttccttcctttccccctttcctcctgcgCTGCTGCCTTTTTTgatctcttcagctttattttttttccaaaaaacacCAGGAGTGTGTGTATAAATATAATcggttctcttctctttttttcctcctccccctctggtGTGCTTGCGTGTGTGTGTTGCTGCTCTTCAGGCTGCTGGTCGAACAGCATTTATACGAATCCACCGCTCTTTGTTTCCTCTCCTCTTGGATCTGTTGAGTTTCTTTGTTGAATAAGCCAGCATGGGTGCCCAATTCTCCAAGAACGCTGCAAAAGGCGAAGCTTCTGCCGAGAAACCCGGAGAAGCAGTGGCTGCATCTCCTTCCAAAGCGAATGGTCAGGTGAGAAGGGGACgtggattttgttttaaaatcttgCATTGCATTTTATAGTGCTGCTTCCTTGGTTTTTCTCGCGGGGTGTGCATGGCTTATGAAAATCATTTCTCTGTTTTAAAATAACTTAAATGGAAAGGTGTGGCTTTTTCGTgcagtttttttttggggggggtcttGGTTTTTAAGGTTCGAATCTATATTTCAACCTTCCTCATTTTGCCCTGTTTTTAAGCAAAATATGGGAGGGAACAATGTAGGAAGATTGTCCTGTGTTACAAGGCAGCGTAGTGTTGTGCTTAAACCGGGAGCATCTTTGTCTTGAACAGTTAGAAGATCTTTGCTGTATGTGTGAGAGCCGAGGATGATAATGGCTGTCTTGATGGATAGTCTCCCATGGTTTCCTGTACTGTAACACTCTATTTTCGTCTCCCTCTTCTCTGgcgcgttggggggggggggtcgtggcGCTTGGTGATAAGGCAATGGCAGGAGAAAACGGGGGGTTGGGGGCGCTGGAGAGTTGTCCGTATTGAGGAAGGGGCTGTTGacgagatcttctccatcttgcctgCTGTACTCGTTGGGTTCATAGCCCAAGCTTAGCGCGCGTGTGTGAGCGAGACCTCGGAGGGGACGCGCGCGCCCGCATGGGGATGTGTGCGTGCGCCTGTTGTATTAACTGTTGCTATGGAATGCAGTAGAGCACCGACCCCGGCGGGGTAACTGTCGGGCAGGTTTGGACTTTTGCACGCCGTTCACATGCGGTTCGCTCTCTACCCCGTGCGCCAGAATTGTGCGCGCGTGCTCTAGTCCGGGCTTGGCGCTCGCCTGTGGAGCGAGGAGCAGCGACAGCACCACGCCTTTTCGCTGCAGCTGCTCAAGGGACTTTTTCGCCCGCCCTTCTAAGACGGAGGCTTGTGAGAAATGCAACAAATGGGATAGAGCCAGACAATGGCGGGAAGGAGGCATTCTGACTTGAACGTTGGTATTGGAGGCGAAGAAGGGGAGAAGTAAGGCTGGCTTGGTTGGGAGAAGCGACGGGGAGCTTTGTTCGCTTCGGCTCCGTAGTTCTGGCCAAAGCGCGAGCAAAGCTGCCTCCTGCCCAGCCAGCTCTTCGCTTCCAGTCTCCTCCCTCCTTGGCGTCCTGGagttctccctcctcctcccccccccccgtttctctctcttttttccaagATGGAACCACACTGCCCTCTAGAGGTGGAGATTCGCTGCAGCAGCGTCGCCTCGTCTCAagagggctgggggcgggggcgttTAAATCCCAGGGGGAAACATGGACAGCTGCCGCCCCTTGTTTCTCGAGACGACGCGAACTTCCCGTCGTGGTCTGATATTTAAGCGTGGCTGGAGTCGGGGGTTGGGTCTGAATTGTGCATCACCCTGGTCAGAGTCTTGAGAAGGTGTGCTGCTTTTCTTCTGGTAGGGAAAACAGCAGGAAAGTCTGGCATCATGCCTTGCCCCTGTTCTATTCCAGTTAATATTAATGAATAGGCATCTTGTGGCACCTGACAGGCAGCTATGttttctcttgtttttccttTGTTGCCACAGATTAACATGACTATGGTTGGAATCCTAGCGTTAACAAGCCTGTGTAATACAGGTCAGACAAATAACCAGCCTGGGGCTTGATCAAGAGGCTTCCAGTgtttgtgtggggggaggggctttagAATAAGATGTGAGGAAAATGGGCATGGTCTTCAGACGTGGCGTCATAGAGCTTTCAACCAATAACACCCCACTAATTTCTTCCAGGAGAACGGCCACGTGAAGGTGAATGGTGATGCCTCACCCGCAGCAGCTGAGGCAGGCAAGGAGGAGGTCCAAGCCAATGGCAGCGCGCCAGCAGAGGAGTCAGTGAAGGAAGAGCAGACCCCTTCTGAGCCAGCGTCCGAGAAGGAGGCAGCGGAAGCTGAGAGTACAGAGCCAGCCTCTCCTGTAGAAGGGGAGTCTTCCTCGAAGACTGAGGAGGGAACTACCCCTTCTTCGAGCAACGAGACCccgaaaaaaaaaaagaagcgcTTTTCCTTCAAAAAGTCCTTTAAGCTCAGTGGCTTCtcctttaaaaagaacaaaaaggagTCTGGGGAAGGAGCCGAAAACgaaggggcagctgcttctgcaGAAGGTGGCAAGGATgaagcagctgctgctccagagacTGCAACCAGTGAGGAGAGCAAAGCTGCCCCGGAGGagtccgctgctgctgctgctgctgctagcacAGAGGAAACAAAGGAGGAGACTGGTGGCTCACAGGAGGCCAACTCAGACGAGACTGCACCAGAGAAGCCTACgggaggagaagagggaaagCCAGCTGAAGAGCAGCAGAAGCCCGAGGAGAAGCAGGAAGAGGTGACAGCTGCCCCGTGTGCTACCACTGAAGCTGCCTCAGCTGAACaagaggcacccaaagcagaggAGCCAGCAGCAGCTCCCTCACAGGAAGCTCCATCCGAGTCTAGTCCAGAAGCTCCAGCAGCTGAGTCAGCAGAGTAAAGAATTGGCAGTTTTGCGATGATGGAACTTTTCTTCccccctgtttgtttgtttggagtGGTGCCAGGTACTGGTTTTGGAGAACTTGTCTACAACCAGGGATTGATTTAAAAAAGatgtctttctctttttttgtctCTACCCACAGATCCCATCTCAGATCATTCTGTTACCACCGTTCCAATTGGTAGAGGGGAGACTAAGCGTCTCCTTCCTCCttgttcctctttttttttttgcatcagtaTTAATGTTTTTTGCATACTTTGCATCTTTATTCAAAATGTAAACTTTTTTTTCTCTTGTCAGTCTATGGACATGCCCATATATGAAGGAGATGGATGGGTCAATAAGGGATAGCAAATGA is a genomic window of Eublepharis macularius isolate TG4126 chromosome 1, MPM_Emac_v1.0, whole genome shotgun sequence containing:
- the MARCKS gene encoding myristoylated alanine-rich C-kinase substrate, whose product is MGAQFSKNAAKGEASAEKPGEAVAASPSKANGQENGHVKVNGDASPAAAEAGKEEVQANGSAPAEESVKEEQTPSEPASEKEAAEAESTEPASPVEGESSSKTEEGTTPSSSNETPKKKKKRFSFKKSFKLSGFSFKKNKKESGEGAENEGAAASAEGGKDEAAAAPETATSEESKAAPEESAAAAAAASTEETKEETGGSQEANSDETAPEKPTGGEEGKPAEEQQKPEEKQEEVTAAPCATTEAASAEQEAPKAEEPAAAPSQEAPSESSPEAPAAESAE